In one window of Henckelia pumila isolate YLH828 chromosome 1, ASM3356847v2, whole genome shotgun sequence DNA:
- the LOC140875316 gene encoding adenylate isopentenyltransferase-like — translation MIEIPSHTLHTHTDLRSITEPTQHQPFVRLHSTVLQSPTCTHSHREREREREREIHTQIDTYIRIYLSLYLSSLALHGVCFVFHMKRLSVFPTTPHFPCKTHNTLLSLSLSFSNKSTSRWARMQSTDIDSATTSATLRRHMKIIVIMGPTGCGKSKLSVDLAARFFPDSEIINSDKIQVYSGLDITTNKIPLWERKNVRHHLLGEFESSDSHPEFTPSDFRRTGAAVISQIVSRRRIPFIVGGSNSFIYALLAKKYNPDVDVFGDFNSDVDSVFCKELRYRCCFIWVDVSSGVLNQYLIKRVDDMLDSGMLEELAEYFLHPESNSVSKCGLKKAIGVPEFQKYFENGESGIDEMEKQAAYEEAVRAIKENTCQLAKRQVGKILRLRDEAGWELKRVDSTAAFMAAMGGRRAAENWERQVLEPSVKIVKRFLME, via the coding sequence ATGATAGAGATACCATCACACActttacacacacacaccgaTCTGCGTAGCATTACAGAACCAACTCAGCACCAACCCTTCGTCCGCCTTCATTCAACAGTACTACAATCACCCACCTGCACACACAGtcacagagagagagagagagagagagagagagagatacacacacaaatagatacatatatacGTATATATCTATCTCTGTATCTCTCTTCTTTGGCTCTACACGGAGTTTGTTTCGTGTTCCATATGAAAAGATTATCAGTATTTCCAACGACACCCCACTTTCCTTGCAAAACCCACAACACGCTCCTCTCCCTCTCCCTCTCCTTTTCAAATAAATCCACCTCCAGGTGGGCCCGGATGCAGTCCACGGATATCGATTCCGCCACCACTTCTGCCACCCTCCGCCGCCACATGAAAATTATCGTCATCATGGGCCCGACCGGCTGCGGTAAATCCAAGCTTTCCGTCGATTTGGCGGCCAGATTTTTTCCCGATTCGGAAATCATAAACTCCGACAAAATCCAAGTTTACAGTGGGCTCGACATTACCACTAACAAAATCCCATTATGGGAACGTAAGAACGTCCGCCACCATTTACTCGGGGAGTTCGAGTCATCCGATTCGCACCCGGAGTTCACTCCCTCCGATTTCCGCCGCACCGGGGCAGCAGTCATTTCGCAGATTGTTTCCCGAAGAAGAATACCCTTCATAGTCGGGGGTTCCAACTCGTTCATCTATGCCTTGTTGGCGAAAAAATACAACCCAGATGTGGATGTATTCGGCGATTTTAACTCGGATGTGGACTCGGTCTTCTGTAAGGAACTTCGCTACAGGTGCTGTTTCATTTGGGTCGACGTTTCTTCCGGCGTATTGAATCAGTATTTAATCAAACGGGTAGACGACATGCTCGATTCAGGGATGTTGGAGGAATTAGCAGAGTATTTCCTTCATCCCGAGTCGAACTCAGTGAGCAAATGCGGGCTGAAGAAGGCGATCGGGGTCCCGGAGTTCCAGAAGTACTTCGAGAATGGTGAATCGGGGATAGACGAAATGGAGAAGCAGGCGGCGTACGAGGAGGCGGTGAGGGCAATCAAGGAGAACACCTGTCAGCTGGCGAAGAGGCAGGTGGGGAAAATCCTGCGCTTGAGAGACGAGGCCGGGTGGGAGTTGAAAAGGGTGGACTCGACGGCGGCGTTTATGGCGGCGATGGGCGGCAGGAGGGCGGCAGAGAATTGGGAAAGACAGGTGTTGGAGCCAAGCGTGAAGATTGTGAAGCGGTTCTTGATGGAGTAG